The following proteins come from a genomic window of Eleginops maclovinus isolate JMC-PN-2008 ecotype Puerto Natales chromosome 8, JC_Emac_rtc_rv5, whole genome shotgun sequence:
- the lhx5 gene encoding LIM/homeobox protein Lhx5 yields MMVHCAGCERPILDRFLLNVLDRAWHAKCVQCCECNCALSEKCFSRDGKLYCKMDFFRRFGTKCAGCLQGISPNDLVRKARNKVFHLNCFTCMVCNKQLSTGEELYVIDENKFVCKEDYSSSGAIKEVNLNSVSSCTDRSLSPDLQDPIQDDIKETDNSTSSDKETNNIENEEQNSGTKRRGPRTTIKAKQLETLKAAFVATPKPTRHIREQLAQETGLNMRVIQVWFQNRRSKERRMKQLSALGARRHAFFRGPRRMRPLGGRLEDPDILGPGAYGYYGEYQGDYYGPGTNYDFFPHGPPSSQAQSPAESPYILSSGPGPMEGSGHHPSDDQRFTDMISHAETPSPEPGLPNSLQPIPGEAYGGGPSPPFSLASNSSYSAPMSHQGPEMGESTAW; encoded by the exons ATGATGGTCCACTGTGCCGGCTGTGAACGGCCCATCCTGGACCGGTTCCTCCTTAACGTGCTGGACCGAGCCTGGCACGCCAAGTGCGTCCAGTGCTGTGAGTGCAACTGCGCCCTCTCCGAGAAGTGCTTCTCCAGGGACGGGAAGCTCTATTGCAAAATGGACTTTTTCAG GCGGTTTGGCACTAAATGCGCGGGATGTCTGCAGGGCATCTCTCCAAACGACCTGGTCCGCAAAGCGCGCAACAAAGTGTTCCACCTCAACTGCTTCACCTGCATGGTGTGTAATAAGCAGCTGTCCACGGGAGAGGAGCTCTACGTGATAGACGAAAACAAGTTTGTGTGCAAAGAAGATTACTCCAGCTCCGGGGCCATTAAGGAAGTCAACTTGAACTCAG TGTCGTCGTGTACAGATAGGAGTTTATCGCCGGATCTGCAGGACCCAATACAGGACGACATAAAAGAGACGGACAATTCCACGTCTTCTGATAAGGAAACGAACAATATTGAGAATGAGGAGCAGAACTCGGGGACCAAAAGGCGGGGACCCCGGACCACCATCAAGGCCAAGCAGCTGGAAACATTAAAGGCCGCGTTTGTCGCCACGCCGAAACCCACCCGGCACATCCGGGAACAACTGGCCCAGGAAACCGGACTAAACATGCGCGTCATCCAG GTTTGGTTTCAGAACAGAAGATCCAAAGAGCGACGAATGAAGCAGCTGAGTGCTCTGGGGGCACGGCGGCATGCCTTCTTTAGGGGCCCGAGGAGGATGAGGCCCCTGGGAGGAAGGCTGGAGGATCCCGACATCTTAGGACCTGGGGCCTATGGTTATTATGGAG AATACCAAGGTGACTATTATGGACCAGGAACTAACTACGACTTCTTCCCACACGGCCCTCCATCCTCGCAGGCTCAGTCTCCGGCCGAATCGCCCTACATCCTGAGCTCTGGACCCGGACCCATGGAGGGATCAGGCCACCACCCCTCAGACGACCAAAGGTTCACGGACATGATCTCCCACGCGGAAACCCCCAGTCCAGAGCCGGGCTTACCAAACTCCCTGCAGCCTATCCCGGGGGAGGCTTACGGGGGCGGGCCCAGTCCCCCTTTCTCCTTAGCGAGTAACTCCAGCTACAGCGCTCCCATGTCCCACCAAGGCCCGGAGATGGGAGAGAGCACAGCCTGGTAA